In Rhodanobacter humi, the following are encoded in one genomic region:
- a CDS encoding NAD(P) transhydrogenase subunit alpha, with the protein MPITVAALRETAAGERRVAITPEMAKKLHGKGLRVLLERGAGAAAGFPDAAYADAEFADAAGVLAQADLLACVLPPHDAVFAQLREGAMVVGQLRPFGATARIEALAARKLTAFALELLPRTTRAQAMDVLSSQAAVAGYRAMLIAAEAAPKFFPMLTTAAGTIRPSKVLVIGAGVAGLQAIATARRLGAQTEGYDVRPETREQVESLGAKFLDLGVSAAGSGGYARELSAEERAAQQQALAERLAAFDVVVSTAAVPGRPAPKILTAAMVAGMKPSALIVDLAAESGGNCELTRPGERVEQGGVTILGPLNLPAGAPLHASEMYARNVLNFVELLLKDGALAPDFDDELVAKSCLVRAGEVLFKT; encoded by the coding sequence TGGAGCGCGGCGCGGGCGCGGCGGCGGGCTTCCCGGATGCCGCCTATGCCGACGCGGAATTTGCCGACGCGGCGGGCGTGCTGGCGCAGGCCGACCTGCTGGCTTGCGTGCTGCCGCCGCACGACGCGGTGTTCGCGCAACTGCGCGAGGGAGCGATGGTGGTGGGTCAGCTGCGTCCGTTCGGCGCCACGGCACGCATCGAGGCGCTGGCCGCGCGCAAGCTCACGGCGTTCGCGCTGGAGCTGTTGCCGCGCACCACCCGTGCGCAGGCGATGGACGTGCTCAGTTCGCAGGCGGCGGTGGCCGGCTACCGCGCGATGTTGATCGCCGCCGAGGCCGCGCCGAAGTTCTTTCCGATGCTGACCACCGCGGCGGGCACGATCCGCCCTTCGAAGGTGCTGGTGATCGGCGCTGGCGTGGCCGGCCTGCAGGCGATCGCCACCGCGCGCCGGCTGGGCGCGCAGACCGAGGGCTACGACGTGCGCCCCGAAACGCGTGAACAAGTGGAGTCGCTCGGCGCGAAGTTCCTCGACCTCGGTGTCAGCGCCGCCGGCAGCGGCGGTTATGCGCGCGAGCTGTCGGCCGAGGAGCGCGCGGCGCAGCAGCAGGCGCTGGCCGAGCGCCTCGCGGCGTTCGACGTGGTGGTGAGCACGGCCGCGGTGCCGGGTCGTCCCGCGCCGAAGATCCTCACCGCCGCGATGGTCGCCGGAATGAAGCCGAGTGCGCTGATCGTGGATCTGGCCGCCGAGAGCGGCGGCAACTGCGAGCTGACCCGGCCGGGCGAGCGGGTGGAACAGGGCGGTGTCACCATCCTCGGGCCGCTCAACCTGCCGGCCGGCGCGCCGCTGCATGCCTCGGAGATGTACGCGCGCAACGTGCTGAACTTCGTCGAGCTGCTGCTGAAGGATGGCGCGCTGGCACCGGATTTCGACGACGAACTGGTAGCGAAGAGTTGCCTGGTGCGTGCCGGCGAGGTGCTGTTCAAGACCTGA